The proteins below are encoded in one region of Phaseolus vulgaris cultivar G19833 chromosome 1, P. vulgaris v2.0, whole genome shotgun sequence:
- the LOC137813773 gene encoding calmodulin-7, whose amino-acid sequence MADQLTDDQISEFKEAFSLFDKDGDGCITTKELGTVMRSLGQNPTEAELQDMINEVDADGNGTIDFPEFLNLMARKMKDTDSEEELKEAFRVFDKDQNGFISAAELRHVMTNLGEKLTDEEVDEMIREADVDGDGQINYEEFVKVMMAK is encoded by the exons ATGGCAGATCAACTCACCGATGACCAGATCTCTGAGTTCAAGGAAGCCTTCAGCTTGTTCGATAAGGATGGCGATG GTTGCATCACAACAAAGGAGCTTGGAACTGTCATGCGTTCTTTGGGTCAGAATCCTACTGAGGCAGAGCTCCAAGACATGATCAACGAAGTAGATGCTGATGGCAATGGCACCATTGACTTCCCTGAGTTCTTGAACCTCATGGCCAGAAAGATGAAGGACACTGACTCTGAGGAGGAGCTGAAAGAGGCGTTCCGAGTGTTCGACAAGGACCAGAATGGGTTCATTTCTGCTGCTGAGCTCCGCCACGTGATGACCAACCTTGGGGAGAAGCTCACTGACGAAGAGGTTGATGAGATGATTCGAGAGGCTGACGTTGATGGTGATGGCCAAATCAATTATGAGGAGTTTGTTAAGGTCATGATGGCCAAGTGA